From one Myxococcota bacterium genomic stretch:
- a CDS encoding SDR family NAD(P)-dependent oxidoreductase: protein MGKLTGRVALVTGASRGIGKEIARLFAQEGARVACTARTLDEGDHPLEGSLATTIAEIAQAGGQAVPIAGDVSSFEECERIVREVRGALGPIDVLVNNAALTYFIPIAEFPPAKWLKSFAVNVHGPFFMTRLVLEDMLAKKAGAIVNISSGAAIGPGRGPYKTPPLRGGTLYGAEKAALERFTQGLASELYASNVSVTCLSPSQVVATPGVLFHKLVDRPDSPRAEPIEHMARAALLLATEPLDKVTGRVTYSQQILAEFGWIEKGRGIGIDVPGSGYSQI, encoded by the coding sequence ATGGGCAAGCTCACGGGCCGGGTCGCGCTGGTGACCGGCGCAAGCCGCGGCATCGGCAAGGAGATCGCCAGGCTGTTCGCGCAGGAAGGCGCGCGCGTTGCGTGCACCGCGCGCACCCTCGACGAGGGTGACCATCCGCTCGAGGGGTCGCTCGCCACCACCATCGCCGAGATCGCGCAGGCGGGCGGCCAGGCCGTGCCGATCGCGGGCGACGTGTCGTCGTTCGAGGAGTGCGAGCGCATCGTGCGCGAGGTGCGGGGCGCGTTGGGTCCGATCGACGTGCTGGTGAACAACGCCGCGCTCACCTACTTCATCCCGATCGCCGAGTTCCCGCCCGCGAAGTGGCTGAAGTCATTCGCGGTGAACGTGCACGGTCCGTTCTTCATGACCCGGCTCGTGCTCGAGGACATGCTCGCGAAGAAGGCCGGCGCGATCGTGAACATCTCGAGCGGCGCCGCGATCGGGCCCGGCCGCGGCCCGTACAAGACGCCGCCCCTGCGCGGCGGCACGCTCTACGGCGCCGAGAAGGCCGCACTCGAGCGCTTCACGCAGGGTCTCGCGTCGGAGCTGTACGCGAGCAACGTCAGCGTGACCTGTCTCTCGCCCTCGCAGGTCGTCGCGACGCCGGGCGTGCTGTTCCACAAGCTGGTCGACCGGCCGGACTCGCCGCGCGCCGAGCCGATCGAGCACATGGCGCGCGCGGCGCTCCTGCTCGCCACCGAGCCGCTCGACAAGGTCACCGGGCGAGTCACCTACAGCCAGCAGATCCTGGCGGAGTTCGGCTGGATCGAGAAAGGGCGCGGCATCGGCATCGACGTGCCGGGCTCGGGCTACTCGCAGATCTAG
- a CDS encoding SRPBCC family protein — MLLDDRAVAERVFEHIERGTTDASDSLWREPVANYRSQPRLEAELAVLRRLPVPFCPSSALSEPGSYLAREAGGTPLFAVRGADGVTRAFRNACRHRGMALVSGAGCAKAFACRYHGWTYGLDGSLRHVPHEDGFPGLERRRHGLVEVSAREAGGIVFVAQDPRPGDLDSLDGLPELIGPEQKQFGGREILVPANWKIFLEGFLEGYHIKTTHPTSFLPFGFDNLNVIEHFGRNSRVTFPFQRIAKLKGLPPEQWKVGGAVTFVYHLFPNALVTVLSHHTVMIALEPVSLSETRLVTYLLSNRPASDPESAADAQRDAEFVNQTGGAEDAAMVTGIQRSIASGANEYFTYGRWEGAIAHFHRELDRLLG; from the coding sequence GTGTTGCTGGACGACCGAGCCGTGGCGGAGCGCGTGTTCGAGCACATCGAGCGGGGCACGACCGACGCGAGTGACTCGCTGTGGCGCGAGCCGGTCGCGAACTACCGCTCGCAGCCGCGGCTCGAAGCCGAGCTGGCCGTGCTGCGCCGCCTGCCGGTGCCGTTCTGTCCCTCGAGCGCGCTGTCCGAGCCTGGCTCGTACCTGGCGCGCGAGGCCGGCGGCACGCCACTGTTCGCGGTGCGCGGCGCCGACGGAGTGACTCGCGCGTTCCGCAACGCCTGCCGCCACCGCGGCATGGCGCTGGTGTCGGGCGCCGGCTGCGCCAAGGCCTTCGCCTGCCGCTACCACGGCTGGACCTACGGCCTGGACGGCAGCTTGCGTCACGTGCCGCACGAGGACGGCTTCCCCGGCCTCGAGCGCCGCCGGCACGGCCTGGTGGAAGTGAGCGCGCGCGAAGCCGGCGGCATCGTGTTCGTGGCGCAGGACCCGCGGCCGGGCGACCTGGACTCACTCGACGGACTGCCCGAGCTGATCGGCCCCGAGCAGAAGCAGTTCGGCGGCCGCGAGATCCTCGTGCCCGCGAACTGGAAGATCTTCCTCGAGGGCTTTCTCGAGGGCTACCACATCAAGACCACGCACCCCACGTCGTTCCTGCCCTTCGGCTTCGACAACCTGAACGTGATCGAGCATTTCGGGCGCAACAGCCGGGTCACGTTCCCCTTCCAGCGCATCGCCAAGCTGAAGGGGCTTCCGCCGGAGCAGTGGAAGGTGGGTGGGGCGGTCACCTTCGTGTACCACCTGTTCCCGAACGCGCTGGTCACCGTGCTCTCGCACCACACGGTGATGATCGCGCTCGAGCCGGTGTCGCTCTCGGAGACGCGGCTCGTGACCTACCTGCTCTCGAACCGGCCGGCGAGCGATCCCGAGTCCGCCGCCGACGCGCAGCGCGACGCCGAGTTCGTGAACCAGACCGGCGGCGCCGAGGACGCCGCCATGGTCACCGGCATCCAGCGCAGCATCGCCAGCGGCGCGAACGAGTACTTCACCTACGGCCGCTGGGAGGGCGCGATCGCTCACTTCCACCGCGAGCTCGACCGCCTGCTCGGATAG
- a CDS encoding TetR/AcrR family transcriptional regulator has product MSTVALPATPKGRATRRRLLDVARRVALASDGDVELAKVAQAAGVVPSLVHRYFGSKAGLVTALVDEYYDRMQAAVFDVNLDDRGTWAEHERIRLELGVRFHYAEPIAAVIYGPLAREPEVARKEMARKRFIAERAARSIRKAQRRGELPVGVDARLAGAAMFGAMRMVMVEALTRTPRPSPERVVELLWRQVAASVGLEVRGQR; this is encoded by the coding sequence ATGTCAACCGTGGCCCTGCCCGCGACTCCGAAAGGTCGCGCCACACGCCGGCGGCTGCTCGACGTGGCGCGCCGCGTCGCGCTCGCCAGCGACGGCGACGTCGAGCTCGCGAAGGTCGCCCAGGCCGCCGGTGTCGTGCCGAGCCTCGTGCACCGTTACTTCGGCTCGAAGGCGGGGCTCGTGACTGCGCTGGTCGACGAGTACTACGACCGCATGCAGGCCGCGGTCTTCGACGTGAATCTCGACGATCGCGGCACGTGGGCCGAGCACGAGCGCATCCGGCTCGAGCTCGGCGTGCGCTTCCACTACGCGGAGCCGATCGCGGCGGTGATCTACGGCCCGCTGGCGCGCGAGCCCGAGGTCGCGCGCAAGGAGATGGCGCGCAAACGCTTCATCGCCGAGCGCGCGGCGCGCAGCATCCGCAAGGCGCAGCGGCGCGGCGAGCTGCCGGTGGGCGTCGACGCGCGCCTGGCCGGCGCCGCCATGTTCGGCGCCATGCGCATGGTCATGGTCGAAGCGCTGACTCGCACGCCCCGTCCGTCGCCCGAGCGCGTGGTCGAGCTGCTGTGGCGGCAAGTCGCAGCCTCGGTCGGGCTCGAGGTTCGGGGCCAGCGATGA